One Pantoea eucalypti genomic region harbors:
- the manD gene encoding D-mannonate dehydratase ManD, producing MKIVKAEVFVTCAGRNFVTLKITTDQGLTGIGDATLNGRELPVASYLKDHICPQLIGRDAHQIEDIWQYFYKGAYWRRGPVTMSAISAVDMALWDIKGKAANMPLYQLLGGASRTGVMVYCHTTGHSIDEVMDDYAKHKELGFKAIRAQCGVPGMKTTYGMAKGKGQAYEPATKGHWPEEQFWSTEKYLDFTPKLFAAIRDKFGFDEHLLHDMHHRLTPIEAARFGKSVEDYRLFWMEDPTPAENQECFRLIRQHTVTPIAVGEVFNSIWDCKQLIEEQLIDYIRTTITHAGGISGMRRIADFASLYQVRTGSHGPSDLSPICMAAALHFDLWVPNFGVQEYMGFSEQMMELFDANWTFDQGYMHPGDKPGLGIEFNEKLAAKYPYEPAYLPVARLEDGTLWNW from the coding sequence ATGAAAATTGTTAAGGCGGAAGTATTTGTAACCTGCGCAGGCAGAAACTTTGTCACTCTAAAAATCACCACCGATCAGGGACTGACCGGCATTGGCGACGCCACGCTGAATGGCCGTGAATTACCGGTCGCCTCCTACCTGAAAGATCACATCTGTCCGCAGCTGATTGGCCGCGATGCCCATCAGATCGAAGATATCTGGCAATATTTCTACAAAGGCGCTTACTGGCGTCGCGGTCCGGTGACCATGTCCGCTATCTCTGCGGTCGATATGGCACTGTGGGATATCAAAGGTAAAGCCGCCAATATGCCGCTTTACCAGTTGCTGGGTGGTGCCTCACGCACTGGCGTTATGGTCTATTGCCACACCACTGGCCATTCCATTGATGAAGTGATGGATGACTACGCGAAACACAAAGAGCTGGGCTTCAAAGCGATTCGCGCCCAGTGCGGCGTGCCGGGCATGAAAACCACCTATGGGATGGCGAAAGGCAAAGGCCAGGCTTACGAGCCGGCAACCAAAGGTCACTGGCCGGAAGAGCAGTTCTGGTCAACCGAGAAATACCTCGATTTCACGCCGAAACTCTTTGCGGCTATCCGCGACAAATTTGGTTTCGATGAGCATCTGCTGCATGACATGCACCATCGCCTGACACCGATTGAAGCCGCGCGTTTTGGCAAGAGCGTGGAAGATTATCGCCTGTTCTGGATGGAAGATCCGACACCCGCCGAAAACCAGGAATGCTTCCGTCTGATCCGCCAGCACACCGTCACGCCGATTGCGGTGGGCGAAGTGTTTAACAGCATCTGGGATTGTAAGCAGCTGATTGAAGAGCAGCTGATCGACTACATCCGCACCACCATCACACATGCGGGCGGCATTAGCGGTATGCGACGTATCGCTGATTTTGCCTCGCTCTATCAGGTGCGCACCGGCTCCCACGGTCCTTCAGATCTCTCCCCGATTTGCATGGCGGCGGCACTGCACTTTGACCTCTGGGTGCCGAACTTCGGCGTGCAGGAGTACATGGGCTTCTCTGAACAGATGATGGAGCTATTTGACGCAAACTGGACCTTTGATCAGGGCTATATGCATCCCGGCGACAAACCGGGCCTTGGCATAGAGTTCAACGAGAAACTGGCTGCGAAATATCCCTATGAACCTGCCTATCTGCCGGTCGCCCGTCTTGAAGATGGCACCCTGTGGAACTGGTAA
- the baeR gene encoding two-component system response regulator BaeR: MSQENHDPLILVVEDEPKLAQLMIDYLHASNYRTHHIADGNAVLEYVRQTPPDLMLLDLMLPGTDGLTLCREIRRHSELPIIMVTARTEEIDRLLGLELGADDYICKPFSPREVVARVKTILRRVRRSAEEPQSASLLRVDESRFFASWREKPLDLTPAEFRLLKTLSLEPGKVFSREQLLNHLYDDYRVVTDRTIDSHIKNLRRKLENLDSEQPFIRAVYGMGYRWEADACHLI, encoded by the coding sequence ATGAGCCAGGAAAACCACGACCCGCTGATTCTGGTGGTCGAAGATGAGCCGAAACTGGCGCAGCTGATGATCGATTATCTGCACGCCTCAAACTACCGTACCCATCACATCGCCGACGGCAACGCGGTGCTGGAGTATGTGCGTCAGACGCCACCCGACCTGATGCTGCTGGATTTAATGCTGCCCGGCACCGATGGCTTAACGCTTTGCCGTGAAATCCGTCGTCATTCCGAGCTGCCGATTATTATGGTCACCGCGCGTACCGAGGAGATCGATCGGCTGCTGGGATTAGAGCTGGGCGCGGATGACTACATCTGCAAACCCTTCAGTCCGCGTGAAGTGGTCGCACGGGTCAAAACGATTCTGCGCCGGGTCAGGCGTTCAGCGGAAGAGCCGCAAAGCGCCTCGTTGCTGCGGGTCGACGAAAGCCGCTTCTTCGCCAGCTGGCGCGAAAAGCCACTGGATCTAACTCCGGCGGAATTCCGCCTGCTGAAAACGTTGTCGCTGGAACCGGGCAAGGTCTTTTCACGTGAACAGCTGCTCAACCATCTTTATGATGACTACCGCGTGGTCACGGATCGCACCATCGACAGCCATATCAAGAATCTGCGGCGGAAGCTGGAGAACCTCGACAGTGAGCAACCTTTTATCCGCGCCGTTTACGGGATGGGCTATCGCTGGGAAGCCGATGCCTGTCATTTGATCTAG
- the yegS gene encoding lipid kinase YegS: MDNKPLTLLILNGKGAGNDDLREAITALREEGFDIAVRVTFEKGDGDRYVKEAIALQAETVVAGGGDGTINEIATALAASNADHRPVLGILPLGTANDFATSVGIPEEMEPALRLAIQGKASTIDLARVNQDHYFINMATGGFGTRITTETPEKLKSALGGVSYFIHGLMRMDTLKPDTCEISGPDFNWQGDALVIGIGNGRQAGGGQRLCPSALINDGRLDVSIVTAQELLPTLLHSLTGDDDNPGIVTAQLESLTIRSPHEMTFNLDGEPLSGREFVIEVMAGALSCRLPPQCELLS, translated from the coding sequence ATGGATAATAAACCGCTAACGCTACTCATTCTGAATGGGAAAGGCGCGGGCAATGATGATCTGCGCGAAGCCATTACTGCCCTTCGTGAAGAAGGCTTCGATATTGCGGTGCGTGTCACTTTTGAAAAAGGTGATGGCGACAGGTACGTCAAAGAGGCGATTGCGCTGCAGGCGGAGACGGTGGTAGCAGGTGGTGGCGATGGCACCATCAACGAAATCGCGACGGCGCTGGCGGCATCGAATGCCGATCATCGCCCGGTGCTGGGCATCCTGCCGCTGGGAACGGCCAATGATTTTGCCACCAGCGTGGGCATCCCGGAAGAGATGGAACCGGCATTACGCCTGGCGATTCAGGGCAAAGCCAGCACCATCGACCTGGCCAGAGTGAACCAGGATCACTACTTCATTAACATGGCGACGGGTGGATTTGGCACCCGCATCACCACGGAAACCCCGGAAAAGCTAAAGTCGGCACTGGGCGGTGTTTCCTATTTTATTCACGGCCTGATGCGCATGGATACGCTGAAACCTGATACCTGCGAGATCAGCGGTCCCGATTTCAACTGGCAGGGTGATGCGCTGGTCATTGGTATTGGTAATGGACGTCAGGCGGGCGGTGGTCAGCGACTCTGCCCTTCGGCCCTGATTAACGATGGCCGGCTGGACGTCAGCATTGTCACCGCACAGGAGCTGCTGCCGACCCTGTTGCACTCACTGACGGGCGACGATGACAATCCGGGCATCGTCACCGCACAGCTGGAGTCACTGACCATCCGTTCTCCGCATGAAATGACCTTTAACCTTGATGGCGAGCCGCTTTCAGGACGGGAATTCGTGATTGAGGTGATGGCAGGCGCATTAAGCTGTCGCCTGCCACCACAGTGTGAACTCCTTTCCTGA
- the yegQ gene encoding tRNA 5-hydroxyuridine modification protein YegQ produces the protein MMKPELLSPAGTLKNMRYAFAYGADAVYAGQPRYSLRVRNNEFTHENLALGINEAHALGKKFYVVVNIAPHNAKLKTFIRDLTPVVEMQPDALIMSDPGLIMLVREAFPTMPIHLSVQANAVNWATVKFWQQMGLSRVILSRELSLEEIGEIRQQVPEMELEVFVHGALCMAYSGRCLLSGYMNKRDPNQGTCTNACRWEYKVQEGQQDEVGNIVGIHTPVAVQDVTPVLGIGQPTDKVFLLEEKMKPGDVMSAFEDEHGTYIMNSRDLRAVAHVERLSEMGVHSLKIEGRTKSYYYCARTAQVYRRAIDDAAAGKPFDPSLLLTLEGLAHRGYTEGFLRRHTHDSYQNYQQGFSVSDRQQFVGEFTGERRGEWAEVAVKNKFMLHDSVEIMTPEGNLNCQLDALQNARGEPTEVAPGDGHRVWLRVPQEVDLRFALLLRNFDHGEDTRDPHNRLPTETF, from the coding sequence ATCATGAAACCCGAACTGCTTTCCCCTGCTGGCACGCTAAAAAACATGCGTTACGCCTTTGCTTATGGGGCCGATGCCGTCTATGCCGGCCAGCCGCGCTATAGCCTGCGGGTGCGCAATAACGAATTTACTCACGAAAATCTTGCGCTGGGCATCAATGAAGCGCACGCGCTGGGCAAAAAATTCTATGTGGTGGTGAACATTGCACCGCATAACGCCAAGCTGAAAACCTTTATTCGCGACCTGACGCCGGTGGTGGAGATGCAGCCTGACGCGCTGATCATGTCCGATCCCGGTCTTATCATGCTGGTGCGCGAGGCTTTTCCGACGATGCCGATTCACCTGTCGGTGCAGGCCAATGCGGTCAACTGGGCCACGGTAAAATTCTGGCAGCAGATGGGGCTGAGCCGGGTAATCCTGTCACGCGAGTTATCGCTGGAGGAGATTGGCGAGATCCGCCAGCAGGTGCCGGAGATGGAGCTGGAAGTCTTCGTTCATGGCGCGCTCTGTATGGCCTATTCCGGTCGCTGCCTGCTGTCAGGCTATATGAACAAGCGCGACCCGAATCAGGGCACCTGCACCAATGCCTGCCGCTGGGAATATAAAGTGCAGGAAGGCCAGCAGGATGAGGTGGGGAATATCGTCGGTATTCACACGCCTGTCGCAGTGCAGGATGTCACGCCTGTGCTGGGCATCGGTCAGCCTACCGACAAGGTGTTTCTGCTGGAAGAGAAGATGAAACCTGGCGACGTGATGAGCGCGTTCGAAGATGAGCATGGCACCTATATCATGAACTCGCGGGATCTGCGCGCGGTCGCGCATGTTGAACGGCTCAGCGAGATGGGCGTTCATTCGCTGAAAATCGAGGGGCGTACCAAGTCCTATTACTACTGCGCCCGCACCGCCCAGGTGTATCGCCGGGCGATTGATGATGCCGCTGCCGGGAAGCCGTTTGATCCGTCACTGCTGTTAACGCTGGAAGGTCTGGCCCATCGCGGCTATACCGAAGGCTTCCTGCGCCGCCACACGCATGACAGTTATCAGAATTATCAGCAGGGTTTTTCCGTGTCCGATCGCCAGCAATTCGTCGGCGAATTTACCGGCGAGCGTCGGGGTGAGTGGGCTGAAGTGGCGGTGAAGAACAAGTTTATGCTGCACGACAGCGTGGAGATCATGACGCCCGAAGGAAACCTGAATTGTCAGCTTGATGCGCTGCAGAACGCGCGCGGCGAACCCACAGAGGTTGCGCCGGGCGATGGCCATCGTGTCTGGTTGCGGGTGCCGCAGGAAGTCGATCTGCGTTTTGCACTGCTGCTGCGCAACTTCGATCATGGTGAAGATACCCGGGATCCACATAATCGTTTACCAACGGAAACATTTTGA
- a CDS encoding MFS transporter, whose protein sequence is MFKNLRWTLVLLLFLVYMINYLDRVALSLTVPLVEKDLAINAEQFGMIFGSFFFGYALFNFVGGLATDRFGPKIVLAVAVGAWSIFCGMTALATGFWSLLILRVLFGMAEGPICSSANKAINGWFPKKQAATAMGLLSAGSPLGGAVAGPIIGYLALAYGWRPAFVIVCCIGLVWMAFWLFFAADNPAKSKIVTEKERLLIDRLKATNPNDEVDLAETPHPFGYYLRQPIILVTAFAFFCYNYILFFFLSWFPAYLVQAHGLDIKSMSITTMIPWIVGFVGLALGGWISDKIFNITGKLLLSRKIVLVVSLLAAAICVALAGTIKEVVPAVMMMSVSIFFLYITGAIYWAIIQDVVHKSRIGSISGFIHLVGSLSGIIGPIVTGFIVQHTGKFDSAFVLAGCVAALGAFLVLFVIRSPKSQDKPVSV, encoded by the coding sequence ATGTTCAAGAATCTGCGCTGGACCCTCGTTTTGCTGCTCTTCCTGGTTTACATGATCAACTACCTCGATCGTGTTGCCCTCTCACTGACGGTGCCGCTGGTGGAGAAAGATCTGGCGATCAATGCTGAGCAGTTCGGCATGATATTCGGCAGCTTCTTTTTCGGCTATGCCCTGTTTAACTTTGTCGGCGGCCTCGCCACTGACCGCTTTGGCCCAAAAATCGTGCTGGCCGTGGCGGTGGGTGCCTGGTCCATTTTCTGCGGCATGACCGCACTGGCGACCGGCTTCTGGTCGCTGCTGATTCTGCGTGTGCTATTCGGCATGGCGGAAGGCCCAATCTGCTCCTCAGCCAACAAAGCCATTAACGGCTGGTTCCCGAAAAAACAGGCCGCAACAGCGATGGGCTTACTGAGTGCCGGCTCACCTTTGGGTGGCGCCGTCGCCGGCCCGATCATTGGCTATCTTGCTCTGGCCTATGGCTGGCGTCCGGCGTTTGTGATCGTCTGCTGTATCGGTCTGGTCTGGATGGCGTTCTGGCTCTTCTTTGCCGCTGATAACCCGGCAAAAAGCAAAATTGTCACCGAAAAAGAGCGTCTGCTGATTGATCGCCTGAAAGCCACCAATCCGAATGATGAGGTTGACCTGGCTGAAACGCCGCATCCGTTTGGCTACTACCTGCGCCAGCCGATTATCCTGGTCACGGCGTTTGCCTTCTTCTGCTACAACTACATCCTGTTCTTCTTCCTGAGCTGGTTCCCGGCCTATCTGGTGCAGGCGCACGGCCTGGATATCAAATCCATGAGCATCACCACCATGATCCCGTGGATAGTCGGATTCGTTGGTCTGGCGCTGGGTGGCTGGATCTCCGATAAAATCTTCAATATCACCGGCAAACTGTTGTTGTCCCGTAAAATTGTGCTGGTGGTCTCACTGCTGGCAGCCGCAATTTGTGTGGCACTGGCGGGTACGATAAAAGAAGTGGTTCCCGCCGTTATGATGATGTCGGTGTCGATTTTCTTTCTCTATATCACCGGCGCGATCTACTGGGCGATTATTCAGGATGTGGTACACAAGAGTCGTATCGGCAGCATCAGCGGCTTTATCCATCTGGTGGGTAGCCTCTCCGGCATCATCGGGCCGATCGTCACCGGCTTTATTGTCCAGCACACCGGTAAATTCGATAGCGCCTTTGTACTGGCGGGTTGTGTCGCCGCGCTGGGGGCTTTCCTGGTGCTGTTCGTGATTCGCAGTCCGAAATCCCAGGATAAACCGGTTTCGGTCTGA
- a CDS encoding GntR family transcriptional regulator translates to MSIAYTITTSEPVNQQIYRYLRKDIVTCAIQPGSLLSEKEVSARFNVSRQPVREAFIKLAEAGLVQVLPQRGTFVRKISAKRVADGRFIREAVEVSVVRRAALEIDDSSLMALEHNLQLQRMAAERHDSQAFLTLDDEFHRLIAESIDCKLAWETVENIKAAMDRVRFLTLSEVSPPEKLIEQHEEIFAALKGHDDNAAEAAMRRHLQEMIFSITPIAERNSAWFEAP, encoded by the coding sequence ATGTCGATCGCCTATACCATTACGACCAGCGAACCGGTAAATCAGCAGATTTACCGGTATCTGCGCAAAGATATTGTCACCTGCGCAATTCAGCCAGGCTCGCTACTTTCTGAAAAGGAAGTGTCTGCGCGCTTCAACGTCTCACGCCAGCCGGTGCGCGAAGCGTTCATCAAGCTGGCTGAAGCCGGACTGGTACAGGTATTGCCGCAGCGCGGTACTTTTGTGCGCAAAATCTCCGCTAAGCGGGTAGCAGATGGTCGCTTTATCCGTGAGGCGGTGGAAGTCTCGGTGGTTCGTCGCGCGGCGCTGGAGATAGACGATTCGTCGCTGATGGCGCTGGAACATAACCTGCAGCTGCAGCGCATGGCTGCTGAGCGCCATGACAGCCAGGCTTTTCTTACGCTGGACGATGAGTTTCATCGCCTGATCGCTGAAAGTATCGACTGCAAGCTGGCCTGGGAGACGGTGGAGAACATCAAAGCGGCAATGGACCGCGTGCGCTTTCTGACGCTGAGTGAAGTCTCGCCGCCAGAAAAGCTGATTGAGCAGCATGAAGAGATTTTTGCCGCGCTCAAGGGCCATGACGACAATGCCGCCGAAGCGGCGATGCGTCGCCACCTGCAGGAGATGATCTTCTCAATCACTCCCATTGCCGAGCGTAACAGCGCCTGGTTTGAAGCACCCTAA
- the baeS gene encoding two-component system sensor histidine kinase BaeS, producing the protein MRVNLRLGIGAKLFMAIFATCMLVLITMHWGVRMSFEHGFVDYIKRGNEQRLNLLSDALADQYEQHGNWDFLRHNDRLVFTMLRSLEQNPDSNSQLPPHGWRTQFWILDQQYKVLAGPKSPVPPEGTRRNITTSNNKVVGWVIGSPPERLTRSTDINFDQQQRRTSWIIVGLSTLLAALATWLMARGLLAPVKRLVDGTHHLAAGNFATRVEVSSRDELGQLAGDFNLLASSLEKNESMRRAFMADISHELRTPLAILRGELEAMQDGVRKLTPEAIASLQSEVVVLTKLVDDLHQLSLSDEGALAYRKQATDLVQLLEVTAGSFAERYRAHGLTLKLNLPENAPFFGDPDRLMQLFTNLLENSLRYTDSGGRVEVTLKYEAPHWCIDFDDSAPGVDKEHQVQIFERFFRTEGSRNRASGGSGLGLAICKNIADAHGGDIHASHSDLGGLKIALHLRYVPLV; encoded by the coding sequence ATGAGAGTTAACCTGCGACTGGGCATCGGTGCCAAACTGTTTATGGCGATTTTCGCTACCTGCATGCTGGTCCTGATCACCATGCACTGGGGCGTTCGGATGAGTTTCGAGCACGGCTTTGTCGACTACATTAAACGCGGCAACGAGCAGCGGTTAAACCTGCTCAGCGATGCCCTCGCCGATCAGTATGAGCAGCACGGCAACTGGGATTTCTTGCGCCATAACGATCGGCTGGTCTTTACCATGCTGCGCTCGCTGGAGCAGAATCCCGACAGCAACAGCCAGCTACCGCCGCACGGCTGGCGGACCCAGTTCTGGATCCTCGACCAGCAGTATAAAGTGCTGGCCGGACCAAAATCGCCGGTGCCACCCGAAGGCACACGACGCAACATCACCACCAGCAACAATAAAGTGGTCGGCTGGGTGATCGGCTCGCCGCCGGAGCGGCTGACGCGCAGCACCGATATTAACTTTGATCAACAGCAGCGGCGCACCAGCTGGATTATCGTGGGGCTTTCAACGCTGCTGGCGGCACTGGCGACGTGGCTGATGGCGCGCGGTCTGCTGGCGCCGGTCAAGCGACTGGTCGACGGCACCCATCATCTGGCGGCCGGTAATTTTGCTACCCGCGTGGAGGTCAGCAGCCGGGATGAGCTGGGCCAGCTGGCCGGTGACTTTAACCTGCTTGCCAGCTCGCTGGAGAAAAACGAGAGCATGCGGCGCGCTTTTATGGCCGACATCTCCCATGAGCTGCGCACGCCGCTGGCGATCCTGCGCGGTGAACTGGAAGCGATGCAGGATGGGGTGCGCAAACTGACGCCGGAAGCGATCGCCTCGCTGCAGAGCGAGGTGGTGGTGCTGACCAAACTGGTGGACGATCTGCACCAGCTGTCGCTGTCGGATGAGGGTGCCCTTGCCTACCGCAAACAGGCCACCGATCTGGTTCAGTTGCTGGAGGTGACGGCGGGCAGCTTTGCCGAACGCTATCGCGCACACGGCCTGACGCTGAAACTGAATCTGCCCGAAAACGCCCCGTTCTTTGGCGATCCCGACCGGCTGATGCAGTTATTCACCAACCTTCTTGAGAACAGCCTGCGCTACACCGACAGCGGTGGCCGCGTTGAAGTGACACTGAAGTATGAAGCGCCCCACTGGTGCATCGATTTTGATGACAGCGCACCTGGCGTGGATAAAGAACATCAGGTGCAGATTTTTGAGCGTTTCTTCCGCACCGAAGGCTCGCGCAACCGCGCCAGCGGCGGCTCGGGTCTGGGACTGGCCATCTGTAAAAATATCGCTGATGCACATGGTGGCGATATTCATGCGTCGCACTCTGATTTAGGTGGACTGAAAATCGCGCTACACTTGCGCTATGTTCCCCTTGTGTAA
- a CDS encoding Zn-dependent oxidoreductase → MKSVVIEQPGELVIAERPLPQPAAGEVRVKVAYASICGSDVHIWHGHNPFAKYPRVIGHEFFGVIDAVGAGVDAARLGQRVAVDPVVSCGSCYPCSVGRPNVCTTLQVIGVHRDGGFSDYALAPAKNAWELPDAIPDKLASLVEPFTIAANITAFLKPQPDDVALIYGAGPMGLTAIQVLKNVYKVKKVMVVDRLPERLALAEESGADQLFDNSEIPLAAQLEGVQPTLIIDAACHPAILAEAAALASPAARIGLLGFSGEPCSITQQSLTSKELSLFTSRLNSNRFPQVIAWMEKGLIQPEKLVTHYFPLQEIERAMSLFEKDPRTCCKVILQMG, encoded by the coding sequence ATGAAAAGTGTTGTTATTGAACAGCCAGGCGAACTGGTGATAGCTGAACGTCCACTGCCACAACCGGCGGCAGGTGAAGTCCGGGTCAAAGTGGCCTATGCCAGTATCTGCGGTTCGGATGTGCATATCTGGCACGGCCATAACCCGTTCGCGAAATATCCTCGGGTTATTGGTCACGAATTTTTTGGTGTGATCGATGCGGTAGGTGCGGGAGTCGATGCGGCCCGACTGGGTCAGCGCGTGGCGGTCGATCCGGTGGTGAGCTGCGGCAGCTGCTATCCCTGCTCAGTAGGCCGCCCCAATGTCTGTACCACACTGCAGGTGATTGGCGTGCATCGCGACGGCGGCTTCAGCGACTATGCGCTGGCCCCGGCAAAAAATGCCTGGGAGTTGCCGGACGCCATCCCCGACAAGCTTGCCAGCCTGGTTGAGCCCTTTACCATCGCAGCCAACATCACGGCGTTTCTTAAGCCGCAGCCAGACGATGTCGCCCTGATTTATGGCGCCGGACCAATGGGGCTTACCGCGATTCAGGTACTGAAAAACGTCTATAAAGTGAAAAAAGTGATGGTGGTGGATCGTCTGCCGGAACGCCTGGCGCTGGCTGAAGAGAGTGGTGCCGATCAGCTGTTCGATAACAGCGAAATCCCACTGGCAGCACAGCTTGAGGGCGTCCAGCCCACGCTGATTATCGACGCCGCCTGCCATCCCGCTATTCTGGCAGAAGCCGCCGCGCTCGCCTCACCGGCCGCGCGTATCGGTCTGCTGGGCTTCTCCGGCGAACCGTGCAGCATTACTCAGCAGAGCCTGACCAGCAAAGAGCTGTCGCTGTTTACCTCGCGTCTCAACAGCAACCGCTTTCCACAGGTGATCGCGTGGATGGAAAAAGGCTTGATCCAGCCAGAGAAACTCGTGACGCACTACTTCCCGCTGCAGGAGATTGAACGCGCGATGAGCCTGTTCGAAAAAGATCCGCGCACCTGCTGCAAAGTGATCCTGCAAATGGGTTAA
- a CDS encoding mannitol dehydrogenase family protein: protein MLQIDRLPAEVQRPTYDRSNLKTRMVHIGFGAFHRAHQALCSDKLAEQGSDWGYCEVNLNSGDLIQALREQNLLYTLTEMADDSLQTRVIGVITQALHGKSDGIEAVINAMSQPEVAIVSMTVTEKGYCHQPASGNLNPDHPDIVHDLQNPDSPRSLPGLILAAIRRRRKQDLPAFSVMSCDNMPENGHVIRNVIVQLAQYQDPALADYIQQHITFPSTMVDRIVPAMTDAAFAALNARLGCSDPVAVEAEPFFQWVIEDNFVNGRPAWEKAGAELVSDVLPYEEMKLRMLNGSHSFLAYLGFLAGYEYISDCMADPHFRAAARSLMVDEQAPTLRTQGVDLNAYADSLIARYENRAIKHRTGQIATDGTQKLPQRMLDSLRWHLQRGSDCDLLLLGVAGWMRYVGGIDEKGQPIEIRDPMKAQLAECVASSEEGEARVRALLSMREVFGDDLAQNADVVGRLTAWYNKLAAQGARATVHQSLNRS from the coding sequence ATGTTACAGATTGATCGCCTGCCCGCTGAGGTCCAGCGCCCCACTTACGACCGCAGCAATTTAAAGACTCGCATGGTACATATTGGTTTTGGTGCGTTTCACCGCGCGCATCAGGCACTCTGCAGCGATAAGCTGGCTGAACAGGGCAGTGACTGGGGCTACTGCGAAGTTAACCTCAACAGCGGCGATCTGATTCAGGCTCTGCGTGAGCAAAATCTGCTCTATACCCTGACAGAGATGGCCGATGACTCACTGCAAACCCGGGTCATTGGCGTGATTACTCAGGCGCTGCACGGCAAAAGTGATGGGATTGAGGCGGTGATCAACGCAATGAGTCAGCCAGAGGTGGCCATTGTCTCTATGACCGTCACCGAGAAAGGCTATTGCCATCAGCCCGCCAGTGGAAATTTAAACCCCGATCATCCTGACATCGTGCACGATCTGCAGAATCCAGACTCGCCTCGCTCGCTGCCGGGTCTGATTCTGGCCGCGATTCGCCGCCGGCGGAAGCAGGATCTGCCTGCGTTCAGCGTCATGTCCTGCGACAACATGCCGGAAAATGGTCACGTCATCCGTAATGTGATTGTGCAGCTGGCACAGTATCAGGATCCGGCGCTGGCAGACTACATTCAGCAGCACATCACCTTCCCCTCCACCATGGTGGATCGCATTGTTCCGGCCATGACCGATGCGGCATTTGCCGCGCTGAACGCGCGCCTGGGTTGCAGCGATCCCGTTGCGGTTGAAGCGGAACCCTTCTTCCAGTGGGTGATCGAAGATAACTTCGTTAATGGTCGTCCGGCGTGGGAAAAAGCAGGCGCAGAGCTGGTCAGCGATGTCCTGCCCTATGAAGAGATGAAACTGCGGATGTTGAATGGCAGCCACTCTTTCCTGGCCTATCTTGGCTTCCTGGCCGGTTATGAGTACATCAGCGACTGCATGGCCGATCCTCATTTCCGCGCCGCCGCCCGTTCACTGATGGTGGATGAGCAAGCCCCGACGCTGCGCACTCAGGGCGTGGATCTCAATGCATACGCCGATTCGCTGATTGCCCGTTATGAAAACCGTGCGATTAAACATCGCACCGGACAGATTGCCACTGACGGCACCCAGAAGCTGCCACAACGCATGCTTGATAGCCTGCGCTGGCACCTGCAGCGCGGCAGCGACTGCGACCTGCTGTTGCTGGGCGTGGCGGGCTGGATGCGCTATGTCGGCGGCATTGATGAGAAGGGTCAGCCGATTGAGATTCGTGATCCGATGAAAGCGCAACTGGCAGAATGCGTCGCCAGCAGCGAAGAGGGTGAAGCGCGTGTACGGGCGTTACTCTCCATGCGCGAAGTGTTTGGCGACGATCTGGCGCAGAATGCCGATGTGGTCGGCCGACTGACCGCCTGGTATAACAAACTGGCCGCTCAGGGCGCGCGCGCGACGGTGCATCAGTCTCTCAACCGCAGCTAA